The following proteins come from a genomic window of Natrinema saccharevitans:
- a CDS encoding S8 family serine peptidase produces MTQNNPPDDDADRTHDRRSILTGVGSIAIGGLIGASGLTSATPGRDPGPKNDEIILGISPSASDVADEARAAVPGNADVVHTNDTIRYAVVSFPSDAPERAREAFIDAVTDSPAVEYAEPNVTVQTVFEPNDPYYGYQYAPELIGCERAWETTRGSEDVVIAVVDQGIQYDHPALEATVDDRIGRDFVDGDGDPYPGSGGDHGTHVGGIAAGGTDDGTGHAGISDCSLLSLRALDADGVGSLSDIADAIQWAADADADVVNLSLGVDGSYRTLTAACEYAADRGVLLVGAAGNAGSDRVYSPAAEDSVVAVAAVDDADSIASFSNTGPEIELAAPGSRIVSSTTGGGYGRMSGTSMAAPVVAGVAGLALSAHPDLSRSQLRDHLRETAVDLGLAADQQGYGRVDAAAAVETDPFGDDRDDSSETESDTGECGDETVTASASGSLDGSGWWGESKRYGYSPLTDDPCSITISLEGPSRGDFDLYVTTDGSRPTRWSHDEAAAGSGTAAAGGVRANGTATHLSPTILARSRFPSRAPREVISTST; encoded by the coding sequence ATGACACAGAACAATCCGCCGGACGACGACGCCGACCGCACACACGACCGCCGATCGATCCTGACTGGTGTCGGATCGATCGCTATCGGCGGATTGATCGGCGCGTCCGGTCTCACGAGTGCAACGCCCGGCCGCGACCCGGGACCGAAAAACGACGAGATCATCCTCGGCATTTCGCCTTCGGCCTCGGACGTGGCCGATGAAGCACGCGCCGCAGTTCCCGGGAACGCAGACGTTGTGCATACGAACGACACGATTCGCTACGCAGTCGTTTCGTTCCCATCGGACGCGCCCGAGCGGGCCCGCGAGGCGTTCATCGACGCGGTCACCGACTCGCCCGCCGTCGAGTACGCCGAACCCAACGTGACGGTCCAAACGGTTTTCGAGCCGAACGACCCCTACTACGGCTACCAGTACGCCCCAGAACTGATCGGCTGTGAACGCGCGTGGGAGACGACCCGCGGGAGCGAGGACGTCGTCATCGCGGTCGTCGATCAGGGGATCCAGTACGACCATCCCGCGCTCGAGGCCACCGTGGACGATCGGATCGGCAGGGACTTCGTCGACGGCGACGGCGATCCGTACCCCGGCAGCGGCGGGGACCACGGCACGCACGTCGGCGGCATCGCTGCCGGCGGGACCGACGACGGCACCGGGCACGCGGGGATCAGCGACTGCTCCCTGCTCTCGCTCCGGGCCCTCGACGCGGACGGCGTCGGCTCGCTGTCGGACATCGCCGACGCGATCCAGTGGGCGGCCGACGCCGACGCGGACGTCGTCAACCTCTCGCTGGGCGTCGACGGCTCCTACCGGACCCTGACCGCGGCCTGCGAGTACGCGGCCGATCGGGGCGTCCTGCTGGTCGGTGCCGCCGGTAACGCCGGCAGCGATCGCGTCTACTCGCCGGCTGCCGAGGACAGCGTCGTCGCCGTCGCCGCCGTCGACGACGCCGATTCGATCGCCTCCTTCTCCAACACCGGCCCCGAGATCGAACTCGCCGCCCCGGGCAGCCGCATCGTCTCGAGTACGACCGGCGGCGGCTACGGACGGATGTCCGGCACGTCGATGGCGGCCCCGGTAGTCGCCGGCGTCGCCGGGCTCGCGCTGTCGGCCCATCCCGACCTCTCGCGGTCGCAGCTCCGCGACCACCTCCGGGAGACGGCCGTCGACCTCGGCCTCGCGGCCGACCAGCAGGGGTACGGACGGGTCGACGCGGCCGCCGCCGTCGAAACCGATCCATTCGGCGACGATCGCGACGATAGCAGCGAGACCGAGTCCGACACCGGCGAGTGCGGCGACGAAACGGTCACCGCGAGCGCGAGCGGCTCCCTCGACGGCAGCGGCTGGTGGGGTGAGAGCAAACGGTACGGCTACTCACCTCTCACCGACGATCCTTGCTCGATCACGATTTCCCTCGAGGGCCCCTCGAGAGGTGATTTCGACCTCTACGTGACCACCGACGGCAGTCGACCGACGAGATGGAGCCACGACGAGGCGGCCGCGGGCTCGGGGACGGCAGCGGCTGGTGGGGTGAGAGCAAACGGTACGGCTACTCACCTCTCACCGACGATCCTTGCTCGATCACGATTTCCCTCGAGGGCCCCTCGAGAGGTGATTTCGACCTCTACGTGA
- a CDS encoding TatD family hydrolase: MIDDRPVLDDHLHLDPDNHRGIDAVRDFARVGGTHLLVVNKPSWHLGVEAETGDDFRLVFERTIDIVDEASSELEGRAWPVLGVHPGLITRLVDDRDFSPDEARDLMQAGIDVAAEYVESGDALALKSGRPHYEVDDDVWAASNAVMRRAFDHGADLECAVQLHAEASEDMTEVADWATEAGMEPHRVVKHYASGRLEGPTPSVMSDKDRLETAAERGEPFLMETDYIDDPDRPGAVLGPKTVPRRVRWLLENGYDEAVEIAHVETPKAVYGIDTEATLERDG, encoded by the coding sequence ATGATCGACGATCGGCCGGTGCTGGACGACCACCTCCACCTCGATCCGGACAACCATCGGGGCATCGACGCCGTCCGCGACTTCGCCCGCGTCGGCGGCACCCACCTGCTGGTGGTGAACAAACCCTCCTGGCACCTCGGCGTCGAGGCCGAGACCGGCGACGACTTCCGGCTGGTCTTCGAGCGCACGATCGACATCGTCGACGAGGCCTCGAGCGAACTCGAGGGCCGGGCCTGGCCCGTCCTCGGGGTCCACCCCGGCCTGATCACCCGGCTGGTCGACGACCGGGACTTCTCGCCCGACGAAGCGCGGGATCTCATGCAGGCGGGGATCGACGTCGCAGCGGAGTACGTCGAGTCGGGCGACGCGCTGGCGCTGAAATCGGGTCGCCCCCACTACGAGGTCGACGACGACGTCTGGGCGGCCTCGAACGCCGTCATGCGCCGGGCGTTCGATCACGGGGCCGACCTCGAGTGTGCGGTCCAGCTCCACGCCGAGGCCAGCGAGGACATGACCGAGGTGGCCGACTGGGCCACCGAGGCCGGGATGGAGCCCCATCGCGTCGTCAAACACTACGCGAGCGGCCGTCTCGAGGGGCCGACGCCGAGCGTGATGAGCGACAAGGACCGGCTCGAGACCGCCGCCGAGCGGGGCGAGCCGTTCCTGATGGAGACCGACTACATCGACGACCCCGACCGACCGGGCGCAGTGCTGGGTCCCAAGACGGTCCCGCGGCGGGTCCGGTGGCTGCTCGAGAACGGGTACGACGAGGCGGTCGAGATCGCCCACGTCGAGACGCCGAAGGCGGTCTACGGGATCGATACCGAAGCGACGCTCGAGCGGGATGGATAA
- a CDS encoding aldehyde dehydrogenase family protein yields the protein MSAPTLEPQADWNQLYIDGEWRDATGGETIPVENPAKQEVFTEVPSGTEADVDAAYEAAEAAQSDWAATPRAERDEIVQNLLDELNARFEEIAGLLATEAGTPGYRAMGEFATATGDVEMALDLEPPEEEVRPSPSIDDKDNHIVYEPVGVVGVISPWNFPLHLSLRAVAPAIALGNTVVLKPATDTPITGGLLIAKLCEAAGVPDGVVNVVTGRGSEIGDRIANHPTPRVVSFTGSTSVGKGVAEQAGKNLALPALELGGNAPFIVTDDVDVERAARAGAFGSFFHQGQVCISINRHLVHESVYDEYVDLLVDHAESLVVGDPSENEDVTFGPVQNETQRDALVEFIEGSLESGATLETGGEADGLFVEPTVLSDCTNDMPTACNEHFGPVAPVIPFSDDDEAIELANDTEYGLSASVFCEDEERARDLADRVEAGMVHINDQPINEDHNAPFGGVKQSGLGRYHGEWITRELTEPKWISVQGEERDYFVFE from the coding sequence ATGAGTGCGCCGACACTCGAGCCACAGGCCGATTGGAACCAGTTGTACATCGACGGCGAGTGGCGCGACGCCACCGGCGGCGAGACGATCCCCGTGGAGAACCCGGCGAAACAGGAAGTGTTTACGGAGGTGCCGTCGGGGACCGAAGCCGACGTCGACGCCGCCTACGAGGCGGCCGAGGCGGCTCAGTCCGACTGGGCGGCGACCCCTCGAGCGGAGCGCGACGAGATCGTGCAGAACCTGCTGGACGAACTCAACGCGCGCTTCGAGGAGATCGCCGGCCTGCTCGCGACCGAAGCCGGCACCCCGGGCTATCGCGCCATGGGCGAGTTCGCCACTGCGACCGGCGACGTGGAGATGGCACTGGACCTCGAACCGCCCGAGGAGGAGGTCCGGCCCTCGCCCTCGATCGACGACAAGGACAACCACATCGTCTACGAACCCGTCGGCGTCGTCGGCGTCATCTCGCCGTGGAACTTCCCGCTGCATCTCTCCCTGCGAGCGGTCGCGCCCGCGATCGCGCTGGGCAACACCGTCGTCCTGAAGCCGGCGACGGACACGCCGATCACCGGCGGACTGCTCATCGCGAAACTCTGTGAGGCCGCGGGCGTCCCCGACGGCGTCGTCAACGTCGTCACCGGCCGCGGCTCGGAGATCGGCGACCGGATCGCCAATCACCCGACGCCGCGGGTGGTCTCCTTTACCGGCTCGACGTCCGTCGGCAAGGGCGTCGCCGAGCAGGCCGGCAAGAACCTCGCGTTGCCGGCCCTCGAACTCGGCGGGAACGCCCCCTTCATCGTCACCGACGACGTCGACGTAGAGCGGGCCGCCCGCGCCGGCGCGTTCGGTTCGTTCTTCCACCAGGGGCAGGTCTGTATCTCGATCAACCGCCACCTGGTCCACGAGTCGGTCTACGACGAGTACGTCGACCTGCTGGTCGACCACGCCGAGTCGCTCGTCGTCGGCGACCCCTCCGAGAACGAGGACGTCACGTTCGGCCCGGTTCAAAACGAGACCCAGCGCGACGCCCTCGTGGAATTTATCGAGGGCTCGCTCGAGTCGGGCGCGACCCTCGAGACCGGCGGCGAGGCCGACGGGCTGTTCGTCGAGCCGACGGTGCTATCGGACTGTACCAACGACATGCCGACCGCCTGTAACGAACACTTCGGTCCGGTCGCGCCCGTGATCCCGTTCTCGGACGACGACGAGGCCATCGAACTGGCGAACGACACCGAGTACGGCCTCTCGGCGTCGGTCTTCTGCGAGGACGAAGAGCGCGCTCGCGATCTGGCCGATCGGGTCGAAGCCGGCATGGTCCACATCAACGACCAGCCGATCAACGAGGACCACAACGCGCCCTTCGGCGGCGTCAAGCAGTCGGGGCTCGGCCGGTACCACGGCGAGTGGATCACCCGCGAACTCACCGAGCCCAAGTGGATCTCCGTGCAGGGCGAGGAGCGGGATTACTTCGTCTTCGAGTAG
- a CDS encoding NYN domain-containing protein, whose translation MFDRVRTRLAPDTETEPTVGLFVDGPNVFRDEFDVDLDDLRDAAGELGRVGVIRLYLDEHATPGLIQAAEARGFEVIVTSGDVDVKLAVDATALAGDATIDRLAIASRDTDFKPVLEHAGTLGVKTYAIAPGSYGRSDALRNAADEAVTLETDG comes from the coding sequence ATGTTCGACCGCGTTCGTACCCGTCTCGCGCCCGATACCGAAACCGAGCCGACGGTAGGGCTGTTCGTCGACGGGCCGAACGTCTTCCGCGACGAGTTCGACGTCGATCTCGACGATCTCCGGGATGCCGCCGGCGAACTCGGCCGCGTCGGCGTCATTCGACTCTACCTCGACGAACACGCGACGCCCGGCCTCATTCAGGCCGCGGAGGCCCGCGGGTTCGAAGTGATCGTCACCAGCGGCGATGTCGACGTGAAACTCGCGGTCGACGCGACCGCGCTGGCCGGCGACGCCACGATCGACCGCCTCGCGATCGCCTCGCGCGATACCGATTTCAAACCCGTTCTCGAACACGCGGGCACCCTCGGCGTGAAAACGTACGCGATCGCGCCGGGGTCGTACGGCCGCTCGGACGCGTTGCGAAACGCGGCCGACGAGGCCGTCACGCTCGAGACGGACGGTTAA
- a CDS encoding S8 family serine peptidase, protein MADDNRSHVNRRSILEAAGAFGAILGLGGVTSATPGREPGPKEDELIVGVDADVSDIEAAVQPKLPTDANVVHTNETLGYASVELPDEASIQAKETVQRTLMDANEVQYTEDNVTYHALEAEPLESGTDGGTADARGGASPLYTPNDPNFGSQYAPQQVNCEEAWEETLGDPDVTISIVDQGIQYDHPNLAENMDDSVSNNGEDFVDADGDPYPEEASENHGTHVGGIAAGGTDNGTGHAGISNCSLLSARALGSGGGGSLSDIADAVQWSADQGADIINMSLGGGGETDLMRQACEYAQSQGSLLVGAAGNDYGSPVSYPAAYDTVLAVSSLDEGETLSDFSNVGPKIELAAPGGDVLSTIPFDDYDTFSGTSMASPVVAGVAGLTLSAWPSLSNEDLRTHLKETAVDIGLDATEQGSGRVDAGNAVTTEPGTSPDPDPDPDPEPGDCGDEVNTASKDGQLSGDWWGNPSDTYTYTLKTANPCSATVSLEGPETADFDLYLTLDGRTPTQRDYDERSVGNDSNESIDVDLSGDEEFGILVSRYSGSGSYTVSVEELGK, encoded by the coding sequence ATGGCTGATGATAACCGTTCACACGTGAATCGACGATCGATCCTCGAAGCAGCCGGTGCGTTCGGTGCGATCCTCGGTCTCGGCGGCGTGACGTCCGCAACGCCGGGACGCGAGCCGGGACCGAAAGAGGACGAACTGATCGTCGGTGTCGACGCCGACGTTTCGGATATCGAGGCGGCAGTCCAACCGAAACTCCCGACCGACGCGAACGTCGTACACACGAACGAAACGCTCGGCTACGCGTCGGTAGAGCTGCCCGACGAAGCCTCCATACAGGCCAAGGAAACCGTCCAGCGAACCCTCATGGACGCCAACGAGGTCCAGTACACGGAAGACAACGTCACGTACCACGCACTCGAGGCCGAGCCGCTCGAGTCGGGAACCGACGGCGGGACGGCGGACGCACGAGGTGGTGCGTCGCCGCTGTACACTCCGAACGATCCGAACTTCGGAAGCCAGTACGCGCCACAGCAAGTCAACTGTGAGGAGGCCTGGGAAGAGACCCTCGGCGATCCGGACGTGACGATCTCGATCGTCGACCAGGGAATCCAGTACGATCACCCGAATCTCGCGGAGAACATGGACGACAGCGTCTCGAACAACGGCGAGGACTTCGTCGACGCCGACGGCGATCCGTATCCGGAGGAGGCGAGCGAGAACCACGGCACGCACGTCGGCGGCATCGCCGCCGGCGGCACCGACAACGGGACCGGTCACGCCGGTATTTCGAACTGTTCGCTCCTCTCGGCCCGCGCGCTCGGATCCGGTGGTGGCGGATCGCTCTCGGACATCGCCGACGCGGTCCAGTGGTCGGCCGATCAGGGTGCCGACATCATCAATATGTCCCTCGGCGGCGGCGGTGAGACGGACCTGATGCGACAGGCCTGTGAGTACGCACAGTCGCAGGGCTCGTTGCTCGTCGGGGCCGCCGGCAACGATTACGGCAGCCCCGTCTCGTATCCGGCCGCCTACGACACCGTTCTGGCCGTCTCCTCGCTCGACGAGGGCGAAACGTTGTCGGACTTTTCGAACGTCGGTCCGAAAATCGAACTGGCCGCACCCGGTGGCGACGTCCTCTCGACGATTCCCTTCGACGACTACGATACCTTCAGCGGTACCTCGATGGCGTCGCCGGTCGTCGCCGGCGTCGCCGGACTGACGCTGTCTGCCTGGCCGAGCCTCTCGAACGAGGACCTGCGGACGCACCTCAAGGAGACGGCCGTCGACATCGGGCTGGACGCCACCGAACAGGGAAGCGGTCGTGTCGACGCCGGGAACGCCGTCACCACCGAGCCCGGTACGAGCCCCGATCCGGACCCGGATCCGGATCCCGAACCCGGCGACTGCGGCGACGAAGTGAACACGGCCAGTAAGGACGGCCAACTCAGCGGCGACTGGTGGGGCAATCCGAGCGACACCTACACCTACACCCTCAAAACGGCGAATCCCTGCAGCGCCACCGTCTCCCTCGAGGGGCCGGAGACCGCGGACTTCGATCTCTACCTGACCCTCGACGGACGGACGCCGACGCAGCGGGACTACGATGAGCGGTCGGTCGGTAACGACTCGAACGAATCGATCGACGTGGACCTCAGCGGCGACGAGGAGTTCGGTATCCTCGTCAGTCGATACAGCGGCAGCGGTTCCTACACCGTGAGCGTCGAAGAACTGGGCAAATAA
- a CDS encoding DUF2150 family protein: MSNPPTEFYSEERWQNWIGRIKDEDIDPEDEDSARLLLNLQDDTAIAIAKIVAAYDDGELEGEDALAEIEDVREIVLGEVDIEDEEKLILVDGVQTSLVCVFFAAEEYVANGPAEDGSVGDYLGAAADAEAEEDLDAALGYAAQAGTLIIDGEELDMGVAEDLEYGLVTEWINGLDSLQSAMSDPEVVEEDE, from the coding sequence ATGAGCAATCCCCCGACCGAGTTCTACTCGGAGGAACGCTGGCAGAACTGGATCGGTCGCATCAAAGACGAAGACATCGATCCGGAAGACGAAGACTCGGCCCGACTCCTGCTCAACCTGCAGGACGACACCGCGATTGCGATCGCGAAGATCGTCGCCGCCTACGACGACGGCGAACTCGAGGGGGAGGACGCCCTCGCGGAGATCGAAGACGTCCGCGAGATCGTCCTCGGCGAGGTCGACATCGAGGACGAGGAGAAACTGATCCTGGTCGACGGCGTCCAGACGAGTCTGGTCTGTGTCTTCTTCGCGGCCGAAGAGTACGTCGCCAACGGGCCGGCCGAAGACGGCAGCGTCGGGGACTATCTGGGCGCGGCGGCCGACGCCGAGGCCGAGGAGGACCTGGACGCGGCGCTCGGCTACGCCGCCCAGGCGGGAACGCTCATCATCGACGGCGAGGAACTCGACATGGGTGTCGCGGAAGACCTCGAGTACGGCCTCGTCACGGAGTGGATCAACGGACTCGACAGCCTCCAGAGCGCGATGAGCGATCCGGAAGTCGTCGAGGAAGACGAGTAG
- the hmgB gene encoding hydroxymethylglutaryl-CoA synthase, with product MTAVGIDAVEIWTGNLKLDLPGTFAPEKGEDPEKYTKGLGLNASSFPDSYEDIVTMGANAAHRLMERKGLEPDDIGRIDVATESAFDNSKPVSTYVAGCLEQVYEGDFHHANKGERKFACIAGTQSLDDAYNWIRAGRNRGRSALVIATDTALYARGDDGEATQGAGAVAMLISEDPNLVELSAEQGYGSADETDFLKPNQQFPSVDGKRSVQVYLARMREALEDFESVAGEVHEEDFAYAPFHTPFPGMVRKAALLAFRHVTRNTAVEDELAEEIGRQPRPEAFDSDDEYRDALRAYMDALKDTDRYAEWYDATIDPTLTISREVGNWYTGSVHVARASALKHALENDRGMVGEKLLVGSYGSGAQAEIHSETVRDGWVEEIEALNVDEQLSDRYEMSWDDYEEIHDAHNHEMDVDVEEFTTPDEEFVFDGWGRMGERKYRYVE from the coding sequence ATGACTGCAGTCGGCATCGACGCCGTCGAGATCTGGACGGGTAACCTCAAACTCGACTTACCCGGCACGTTCGCCCCCGAGAAGGGCGAAGATCCGGAAAAGTACACGAAAGGACTCGGCCTGAACGCCAGTTCCTTCCCCGACAGTTACGAGGACATCGTCACGATGGGGGCCAACGCCGCCCACCGGCTGATGGAGCGCAAAGGCCTCGAGCCCGACGATATCGGTCGTATCGACGTCGCGACCGAGAGCGCCTTCGACAACTCGAAGCCGGTTTCGACGTACGTCGCTGGCTGCTTAGAGCAGGTCTACGAGGGAGACTTCCACCACGCGAACAAGGGCGAACGCAAGTTCGCCTGTATCGCGGGGACACAGAGCTTAGACGACGCGTACAACTGGATCCGGGCGGGCCGCAATCGCGGCCGCTCGGCGCTGGTCATCGCGACCGACACGGCGCTGTACGCCCGCGGCGACGACGGCGAGGCGACGCAGGGCGCCGGTGCCGTCGCGATGCTCATCAGCGAGGATCCGAACCTCGTCGAACTCTCCGCCGAGCAGGGCTACGGCTCGGCCGACGAGACGGACTTCCTCAAGCCCAACCAGCAGTTCCCGAGCGTCGACGGCAAACGCTCCGTGCAGGTCTATCTCGCGCGGATGCGCGAGGCCCTCGAGGACTTCGAGAGCGTCGCTGGCGAGGTCCACGAGGAGGACTTCGCGTACGCGCCCTTCCACACGCCGTTCCCGGGAATGGTCCGGAAGGCCGCGCTGCTCGCGTTCCGCCACGTCACGCGGAACACGGCGGTCGAGGACGAACTCGCCGAAGAGATCGGTCGCCAGCCCCGCCCCGAGGCGTTCGACTCCGACGACGAGTACCGCGATGCGCTCCGGGCGTACATGGACGCGCTCAAAGACACCGACCGCTACGCCGAGTGGTACGACGCCACGATCGATCCGACGCTGACGATCTCCCGCGAGGTCGGCAACTGGTACACCGGCTCGGTCCACGTCGCCCGCGCGAGCGCGCTCAAACACGCGCTCGAGAACGACCGCGGGATGGTCGGCGAGAAACTGCTGGTCGGCTCCTACGGCAGCGGTGCGCAGGCGGAGATCCACTCCGAGACGGTTCGAGACGGCTGGGTCGAGGAGATCGAGGCGCTGAACGTCGACGAACAGCTGTCCGACCGCTACGAGATGTCGTGGGACGACTACGAGGAGATCCACGACGCCCACAACCACGAGATGGACGTCGACGTCGAGGAGTTCACCACGCCCGACGAGGAGTTCGTTTTCGACGGCTGGGGCCGGATGGGTGAGCGGAAGTATCGATACGTCGAGTAG
- a CDS encoding DUF7513 family protein encodes MSIFGKYLKGWTFRANRPSLEVGSEIDVFIAETNGSAGRAYIGDTELLVEGAGPETVEKQVRVRVTGFDETTATGEGDLVEVVGESSYSG; translated from the coding sequence ATGAGCATCTTCGGAAAGTATCTCAAAGGCTGGACGTTCCGGGCGAACCGACCCTCCCTCGAGGTTGGGAGCGAAATAGACGTCTTCATCGCCGAGACCAACGGCTCGGCGGGACGGGCCTACATCGGCGACACCGAACTGCTCGTCGAGGGAGCCGGCCCGGAGACCGTCGAGAAGCAGGTCCGGGTCCGCGTGACCGGCTTCGACGAGACCACGGCGACGGGCGAGGGCGACCTCGTCGAGGTCGTCGGCGAAAGCTCTTATAGCGGTTAA
- a CDS encoding Na+/H+ antiporter NhaC family protein, with protein sequence MSDAGDEPTDQFTQPDSDGPTVEFYGGRGMSAFPIAFFIVWAIVQTALWRIGDTGGLIVGILVGLIVGMFFARGDWKDYANTIFEGMTQPVAVTAIVAWIWAGMFAQLLQDGGFVGGLVWLADTAGVGAALFPAITFVLAAVFTTGIGTGYGSSVAFVGLFFPAGVLLGANPVLLFGAILSGAIFGDNLAPVSDTTIVSAVTQDADIGGVVASRFKYVIIAAILTFLGYVAAGGAMDGLEIGAEAQAIFLEESEAIGLVHVVSMAAVIGTAIAGRHIVEAISWGIVVAVVFNLVFGLAGPGDIVMFNAPEDAPLAGPLESLPILTIVEDPDAVGVGGSLMNGVAGFLELSILVLLIIGAAQIMIRGGAFEVLLEWSIENLATNVRNAELTMVGTAALINAIITINTAAEVAIGPYISKIGERFNLNGYRRANILDGQTAAMGYIFPWSGGVLAGYSAMQQLPGDYDWFEQSMLVTPIDVVPYVFQGWLLVAVFVIAALTGFGREYLIDRESEEVARV encoded by the coding sequence ATGAGTGACGCTGGCGACGAACCGACCGACCAGTTCACACAGCCCGACAGCGACGGCCCCACAGTCGAGTTCTACGGCGGCCGCGGGATGAGCGCGTTCCCGATCGCCTTCTTCATCGTCTGGGCCATCGTCCAGACCGCCCTCTGGCGGATCGGGGACACCGGGGGGCTCATCGTGGGCATCCTGGTCGGGCTCATCGTCGGAATGTTCTTCGCTCGAGGCGACTGGAAGGACTACGCCAACACGATCTTCGAGGGAATGACCCAGCCCGTCGCGGTGACGGCGATCGTCGCGTGGATCTGGGCCGGCATGTTCGCCCAGCTCCTGCAGGACGGCGGCTTCGTCGGCGGCCTCGTCTGGCTGGCCGACACTGCCGGTGTCGGCGCAGCGTTGTTCCCCGCGATCACGTTCGTCCTCGCGGCGGTCTTCACGACGGGGATCGGGACCGGCTACGGCTCGAGCGTCGCGTTCGTCGGCCTCTTTTTCCCCGCCGGGGTGTTGCTCGGCGCGAACCCCGTCCTCCTGTTCGGCGCGATCCTCTCGGGAGCGATCTTCGGCGACAACTTAGCGCCCGTCAGCGACACGACGATCGTCAGCGCCGTCACGCAGGACGCCGACATCGGGGGCGTCGTCGCTTCCCGGTTCAAGTACGTCATCATCGCCGCCATCCTCACCTTCCTCGGCTACGTCGCCGCCGGCGGCGCGATGGACGGCCTCGAGATCGGGGCCGAAGCGCAGGCGATCTTCCTCGAAGAGAGCGAGGCCATCGGACTGGTCCACGTCGTCTCGATGGCCGCCGTGATCGGAACGGCGATCGCCGGCCGACACATCGTCGAGGCGATCTCGTGGGGGATCGTCGTCGCCGTCGTCTTCAACCTCGTCTTCGGCCTCGCGGGCCCCGGTGACATCGTCATGTTCAACGCCCCCGAAGACGCACCGCTGGCCGGGCCGCTCGAGTCCCTACCGATTCTGACGATCGTCGAGGACCCCGACGCGGTCGGCGTCGGCGGCAGCCTGATGAACGGCGTCGCCGGCTTCCTCGAACTCTCGATTCTCGTGTTGCTGATCATCGGCGCGGCCCAGATCATGATCCGCGGCGGGGCCTTCGAGGTGCTGCTCGAGTGGTCGATCGAGAACCTCGCGACGAACGTCCGCAACGCCGAACTGACGATGGTCGGGACCGCGGCGCTGATCAACGCGATCATCACGATCAACACCGCCGCCGAGGTCGCGATCGGGCCCTACATCTCGAAGATCGGCGAGCGGTTCAACCTGAACGGCTACCGGCGGGCGAACATCCTCGACGGGCAGACCGCGGCCATGGGCTACATCTTCCCGTGGTCGGGCGGGGTGCTGGCCGGCTACTCGGCGATGCAGCAACTGCCCGGCGACTACGACTGGTTCGAGCAGTCGATGCTCGTCACGCCGATCGACGTCGTTCCCTACGTCTTCCAGGGCTGGCTGCTGGTGGCGGTGTTCGTCATCGCGGCGCTGACCGGCTTCGGCCGCGAGTACCTGATCGACCGCGAGAGCGAGGAGGTGGCACGCGTATGA